The Musa acuminata AAA Group cultivar baxijiao chromosome BXJ3-6, Cavendish_Baxijiao_AAA, whole genome shotgun sequence region AAGCAGCAAGCGCTCTCTCTCACACACTTTTATTTGGATCCTTCCTACTCGACCGAGCTTCTGATGATCTGCCATGGCAGGAAACCAGGGTTCGGCAGGCGGCGTACTCAGTCGTTGCAGCAGCGGTAGAGCACGAACTTCTCCATGGGGCGGTTGCACTCGGCGCAGACCACCTGTTCCGTGATCCTGCCGGTGTCGCCCGGGAGGATGAGGCGGGTGCAGTGCTCATGGGTGTGGTAGGGCTCCAGCGCGCCGGTGAGCGCGGGGACGAAGCCCTGCTCCTGCACACTCCCCTTCCAGGAGTCGAACTGCAGGAGGCAGTCGATGATCTTCCTACCGTGGGACTTCACCATGTCCATCGAGCCATGGCTGATGATGGCCCACCCGTCGTCGCTACCGTCGAAGCTCAACATCGTCATCACCTCCCGCATGATGGGGTCGTTGTCGATGGTCCGCCCGCTCTGCATCTTGGAGTGCCACATGCTCTCCAGCCGCACCCAAAAGAACCACACCATCACCGGGTCCTGCCAGTACCCGCTCAGCTTCTCGTTGGCGATCACGTTGATGGCCTTCTTCACGCGCTCCTTGGGGTTGCTCTTTCCCACGTACACCATCTCGATGGGGATATTGGCTTCCTGCGACACCCGCTTCATCACATTCGTGAACTCCCTTATCCACTCGATCTTCTCTCCTCCGTACAGGCAAACATGGCGCCCTTCTTTTACCTGTGGAATCAAACAGAGCAAAGTGCCGATGAATTAATACTGCACAGATGATGTAGCGCTGGGTGAGCAGCTAATTCGTACCCATCCAAGCATGATAGGATCGATTTCGTCGACCAAGAACTCGAGTCGCCATAATTCTTCCTTCCATAGAGCTTCTTCTCTGTTGCTGGTGAAGGGGAACGCCTGGCTTCCCCAGATCCACACCATGTGGAGGGCATTAGGGCAGACGACCTTCCCCTGGGGGTCCAGCACCACCAGCAATGGCTTCTTGTCGAAGTGCCACAAGTCCCGTATGTACTTGATGACCGCCGGATCTAGTAGCGAGGGGTGGTGCAGCGAGTACCACGGCATGTTGGATGCCAGGCGGTTGAAGGTCTCCTCTTTGGCAGCAGTCCACGGGACGTGGCGATCGGTCACCGGCAGCCAGACGACCTCGTAGCTGCGGTCGAGCTTCCCATGATGCGCCTCGTTGTAGATCTGTATGAGAACGAAGAGCTCCTCGTGGATGATGTCGAGGTCGGAGATAAACAACATCACGATCTTCCGCCTCAGCACGTCGACGTTGACTCTTCTCTTCGTGGAGCCGTCGATGAGGGGCAGATCATCCTTGGAAGAGATCAGCACCCGGAGGATCTTCAAGTTATCGATGTGTACAGTCTCAAAGAGCCGCACCAGGGTCTGGTAAGCTTCGATGTGTTTCTTCTCACCTGAATCGAAAGCAATCGCTTTGGGTTCTACCCATACTTGATTCTAAGTAGAAGCTGATCCAAGAATCGTTTACCGATGTGTCGATTGCACAGATCAAGTTGCTTGGTGAGGTGCCCATGAATGCTGCCAACTTTGTGGGCCAAGCTCGAGAGCTCCCATACTTCACTGGTGGAGCTGATGTACCTGCGAATCAAGGGAAGAAGGATGAGCTGATGTACTTGGCATTTCATGGAAGGAAGGGATAGAGCTTACTCGTGACCGAGGCCAATGAGGGAAACGATTTGAGAAGCGCAAGCAACGACGCTTCTGATGGTCCAGTAGACAGCGGTGGGGACGTGCGCTAGGGCCATGGCCATGGCAGGGGTGTCAGGCGAAATGTACTCGGACGGAAGCTCCTTGAACTGGATGATGCACTTGGTGACATCCAGCATTGCCTTGATGAGGTTGTTGATGGTGTCGAAGCGGGGCTTGAGGGCGTCGGTGTGCTCCAGGATGTCAGGCAGCTGCTTGAGGAGGGCGACGGACTTGGCCAGAGGATTGATGGTGTGCAGCTGGGCGGTGAGCCAAAACTCTCCATAGCTCACGGCAAACGCTGCGAGGGCTATCACAACCTTCGCATCCCAAGTGTAGTTCGCCAGCGAGTTGAGCAGAACCAGCGTCGTCCCGTGCGCATCGCCGCCGCCGGAGCACTTGCAGGTAATCTATCACACATCGTTCAGCAGCTTAATTAGATCACGTCGAGAAagaaaagcagcagcagcaggaaggAACTATTACCTCGCATGAAATCCTGTGAATGGTGTACGCAAGCGCTTCGAGCATGCCGCCGACCTCAACATGGTGCGCCTTGTCGTCCACCGGTTCCAGCTGCGCTTGTGGCGTCTGCTCAATGCCGGATCAAGAACACACAAGATTGGATCAAGCAACATGGAAGATGGGTCTAAATGACAAAAGGAGAGAGTACCACGATGACGGTAGGCGTAGCCCTCTGCAGCACGTCCTCCACGATTCGCAAGAGGGGGCGCGTATTGATGTCCCGGCCGTCGGGGGAGTGGGTGGCGAGGATCTGCTTCATCACCACGCTATCGTCcgaagaggagaagaggtggcGATCCGCCTTGATCATGTGCGTCTTCGCTGCTGTCGTCAACGCCATTGCTGAGGACAACGAGGACCAAATTCGAGGTGGCTGTGGAGTGCAATTGCCGGAACACACACGTATATATAGTAGCTAGGGaggggcgagagagagagagagagagcacaaggAAACACACAGAATAAAGATGGCAGCAGAACAGCTTCTTTGGACCCTAAAGCTCCAATGAACCGACTACCTTGCTTCACGGCCGGGACTTCGCAAAGATCCTTAAGGCACGAGACTATTCGATAGATTTGGGCGCATGTGGGGCACCTGAGCTGCCCTTTACAGTCCTAAAGCGAAGCCTCCTGATTCCCTAAGCTAATGCGCAGAGCAACCTCGAGCATCCATGGAGATGAACAAGCTCTGCATCAGCTTGGTAAGAAGATGAAGAGGCCTAAGAATAGTCCTGTGCTTCCGCTTCACATGTCAATTACAATAGTAGAAGATTAAGTTCTTTGCTCATGAAGTCTCTCCCAAGAACAACCTCAACAATCTCTGTATCAGCTTGCTGGGGAGAGTCAATGGCAGATGAAGGGGCCTAAGAAAAGTGCTGTGCTTCTTCTTCACATTAATTCATGTTACATTATACTGAAGCACTTTTTCCTGCTTTCTTCTTGCCATATGATTTGAAGTTACTGTGGATTGGCAGAGAATGATTCATGCAGAGTGGGCATTGAGAGGACATGCAACAAAAACTTGATACTGGAAATAGAGCAGGGAATATAATGCATGCATGGGGTCTACCTCTGTGATAAGAAATGCTTGGACAAAGCACTTGATGCAACACAGTAGATGGGCATCTAACTTTTGAGTAGAATGAATGATTGATGTTTGATCCTTTCTTCTGTCTGTTGTCAGTGATTGAAGGCACAGCTTCCTTTCTGAATCCATCATCTTGATAACATTGAATGAATTGCTGATCATGATTGTTGTTGTGAAGCATTAAAGTTGCGAGCCACACAGAATTCTCAGCCCATTGAAACAAGTAAATGATTCAGAATCCTCTGTGCCATTGGTACAGTTGTTTCTTCACTatacatacaagaaaaaattCCATATACAAGAAAATTGTAACAATTAAGATTCAGttcaaaagaaaatgaaaataagACAAGAAAAAAAACCATAATGGAGAGCtaattaaaattaaatgtttCCTTTAATTCTCCATATATAAGATGGGTACAGTTCTCTTCTACAGTATCACAGAGCTCACATTGAAGCTGAATCATTCATCAGATATATGAGTAAATTTAGTCCAATAGAATAATTGAACTCCTTAACTCGATGAGTTTGAACATCTGATTAACATACTTAAATTGTTAATGACAGTATCTCCACCGAATTCTTATAAACTGATTGAAATCTCATCTCAGTGAGACCCAATCGAGGTGTTGTGACCCTCCTACTTTGAGTCAATTTAACTCAAGATTCAAATATAGCTCAAAGGTAAATCGTTTTATGGTGCATGTGAGATCTAACCTAATAGTTATACTCCAGTGATGTGCCTTAGTCATTACCAACAGGATTATGTGATTCTGCTGAGGATTGATAATGTTTTCTGCTAGTGTTTTGTATTTTTTGTTGActtgctatgatcaatttagattgGGACTAACTATTCCTCTAGGAACTGTACAGGTCATGAGGTAGCTGCTTCAGCCTAAACCACtaagaataagagagagagagagagagagagagagagagaggtttttcATTCTCCTCTTCGAGCATGTGTCTTCGATAGGAGTTAATCTTCTAGTTAGTTTAGCTTTAGTGTTGCAATCgttatactttaaaaaaatttattgatatctctataattatgaaagtgaaaattttaatgtttggtgGCAGACAGTATTGGTGGTGACAAACGATGATATTGTTGGCATTGACGCCGACACAATTGTCTAATCGTCTCTAACGATAATAAGGTCCCCACTCATCGTGACGCCACTTGCCTCCACGAGGAGCATGTTGTCGACCTCATCGTCGCTCGCCCGCATTGTTCTGTATCTGCGTTGATGTTGATGTAGTTATCGAGCGATAATTGTATTGATGTTAATGTAGATAGTGGTGGTTGCCATGGGATCTACGACGAGATGATGGTTGCCTCGCTGTTGACCCATTAAGTGGATCCTAGCCTTGATCCCTCCCCTTTTGCGTCTATGTCGGTACTGATATAGATGTCGAGTAATCCTTTCGTCGCTCGACAATTATGGGACGGGCAATGATGAGATTGGCGACACGCTTCTCGTGGAGGTAAGTGGCATTGCGATGTGAACATACTTTCTCATCATCGAAGGTGGCCAAGCAACTATATTGGCATCGGTACCAGCAACGTGTCGTTCGTCATCACTGATATCGTATATCATCAAAcgttaaaattatcctttttaatcttttatttttatatttatattggtAAAACTGATATCGTTAAGGTAAATAGATctagatgttttactttcataattatagaaatATCAATATAAACTTTTAAAGTGTAGGATTCGAAACACCTAACTATagcggataatatgtaattatctctatcAATAGTGATCGGTGTGAATGTCTCTTTTgttctaaaataaaatattaaattattctttTGTTGTTGTAAGTAGCAAATTGATAAATATGTTTCTTGAGATACTAATCCAGTTGGCATTGACATTAGAGTGTTTGTGGATAATCTTTTTCTATTAGAGTATCTCatcatattaatgatttattcatATTCAATCTAAtgtcataattaattttttaatttattaggtttaaattataaaataaaatacttaagtTCAAATTAGTGATATTATATACCTAAATCTTATTATTTAATTCAAATCAtctatcataaatttttttatatgaaatttCTTTTAGGAAAGACTCAGAAAATTAAATTGATGAAGGATCAAAACTGAATAGAATTGGCCATTCTAATTATTGGAAGTGAGAATCGGAATTAGAATCGAACGACTCCGATTCGATTCCAAATCGATCAGAAAAAGAATAATGAATTAAATActcattaaaaatgataaaatctgTGCCTTCCGAcaacaaaataaattaaaaataaacagtCCCGTTTTGACACTGAAACTGTCGATTTTAAAATCAGAACTGTCGGAATTGTTTCGATTCCAATTTTAAATTTCATTGTAACCAAAACTATCGATTGTGAGATCGGAGTGAGGATTGAGTCGGGGGCGATACGGAGGGAGGGAgcaagggagggaggaggagacagCGGCGGTAGGTGCATGTGGCGGCAGTGCGCTCCCCCTCGGTGTGTGACCTCTTGATGTGACCTTCTTTTGCTTGGTTTTCCCCACCCCCGACACCACCCGACGCGGCTTCGGCAGACCAACGGAGACTTCCGTCTCCCTTGTCTTgtcctctttcttcttttctgacgattcttctttctctctttcccaTGCATCCATgtgagatctctctctctctctctctctctctctcagaggaaCAGAGACTTAGAAAGGTCCGTAACGCAGCTTGATGTGTCTCCAACTATACTAGTTTTCCTTCCTACAGTTGACATTAATTACCACGCTAATACTCAAATAGGCGAATCTTTGACTCGTTCATGAATTCATTCATGTcagccaagagagagagagagagagagagagagatctgagtTGAATGCTTCTTGAACGAACATTCGGGTTAGCGCGCGTAAAATGGTCAAACATCTGATGTGACCAAACAGATGGATTCAAACATCATGAAACAAACACATTCTacgctttctttctcttatttgttTCTTCGACAAGAACATGAAATATGATATATCTAAATATATCAACAGCTACCGACAAGAAAGTGTTCTTGTCATCAATGAGTTTGCGGTAGAAACCTCAGATATTAGATAGCTGTTGACGGATGTAGAATGGCAAAACAGGGACCTGTACTTGGAGATCCTACGTACAAACAAAGAAGTAGAGAGAGATCGCAATGGCATTGCCATCTACTCTCTTTCATGGGAGTAGAAATGAGAAGGAAAAATGAACTTTAGATCTCTATGAACAAACACTACGTAAAAGTAGTACAGTTTTGGCTCGTGTTGAAGCGACCGAGGGATCCAAGGAGAAGGTCGAGACCTGCTTGAACTCATGGATTGAACTCATTGTGTATCGGTCTTCGTCTACTTACTCGAGCGTAATCCTGATTCCACCACCAAGGCAGCTTCTCTTTCGTCGTCTGCGTCGCTCCTCGCCGCTGATCATGCAGTCTAATGGCGCCTTTCGATCCATCACAGCATAAGAATGAAACATGTCAAGACTCTGGATGataaaagctctctctctctctctctctctctctctctctacactacATATGAAATGCTGCAGCAGATTAGGAAGAAGATGCTTTACCAGCTACAGTTTGTTGACGGGGAAAGGAGAGGCCTGCAAGCATGAGGACAAGCATCCAAAACACCACTCTGGCATACCccataccctctctctctctgtgtctctgTTACTGGATTTAAATCAGAAGAACCACATAGACCAAACACAAAGACACACTCATCAGGTCAAAGAAAGGAGATTTAGGCAGGCAGAAACCCAGGCTTATAGGCTCCATTTTGTCCCTAT contains the following coding sequences:
- the LOC103987147 gene encoding protein SIEVE ELEMENT OCCLUSION B; amino-acid sequence: MALTTAAKTHMIKADRHLFSSSDDSVVMKQILATHSPDGRDINTRPLLRIVEDVLQRATPTVIVTPQAQLEPVDDKAHHVEVGGMLEALAYTIHRISCEITCKCSGGGDAHGTTLVLLNSLANYTWDAKVVIALAAFAVSYGEFWLTAQLHTINPLAKSVALLKQLPDILEHTDALKPRFDTINNLIKAMLDVTKCIIQFKELPSEYISPDTPAMAMALAHVPTAVYWTIRSVVACASQIVSLIGLGHEYISSTSEVWELSSLAHKVGSIHGHLTKQLDLCNRHIGEKKHIEAYQTLVRLFETVHIDNLKILRVLISSKDDLPLIDGSTKRRVNVDVLRRKIVMLFISDLDIIHEELFVLIQIYNEAHHGKLDRSYEVVWLPVTDRHVPWTAAKEETFNRLASNMPWYSLHHPSLLDPAVIKYIRDLWHFDKKPLLVVLDPQGKVVCPNALHMVWIWGSQAFPFTSNREEALWKEELWRLEFLVDEIDPIMLGWVKEGRHVCLYGGEKIEWIREFTNVMKRVSQEANIPIEMVYVGKSNPKERVKKAINVIANEKLSGYWQDPVMVWFFWVRLESMWHSKMQSGRTIDNDPIMREVMTMLSFDGSDDGWAIISHGSMDMVKSHGRKIIDCLLQFDSWKGSVQEQGFVPALTGALEPYHTHEHCTRLILPGDTGRITEQVVCAECNRPMEKFVLYRCCND